One Vicia villosa cultivar HV-30 ecotype Madison, WI linkage group LG5, Vvil1.0, whole genome shotgun sequence genomic window, ATACTTAGACTTGATCATACACTATTATAGTATAGCTGATGTGACCATTGAAAGTGAGCTGTACAATACATAGCAATAAACATATAATCGGTGACATTAATCAATAATTGTACGCAATGTCTCTCAGAAAAACACTATACTTCCTCTGTCTCTTATGATTTGTTTATCTTCAAAGCTGAGagaaacaaacaacaacaaaaatgacAAAACTCACAGTTACAACGTTAATAGGCATAATCAAAGACAAAGCCTCTCAAAGCAAAGCTGTGTTACTCTCCAAACCCACAACTCTCTCCCTCTTACGCGTCACGACTCACAACTCCTTCTACCCTCCAACTCACAAACATATCTCCACGCTCCTCTCTTCCACCGACGGCTCACGCGCCACCGCATCAGCTTTTTTAGAGCTCCTCATCGACCGTCTTCACAACACCAACGACGCTGCTGTCGCACTCAAATCCCTCATCGTCGTTCATCACATCATCAGTCAAGGAAGCTTCATCCTCCAAGATCAACTCTCGGTTTACCCTTACACCGGTGGGAGAAACTACCTCAACCTCTCGAATTTCCGACGGAACACAAATCCGACATCATGGGAGCTTTCTTCCTGGGTTCGATGGTTTGCTCAACATATAGAGAATCTTCTATGTACTTCACGAATCTTGGGTTTCTTCTTTCTTAGAAACTGTTCATCGGATGGTGAAGAGAGGGTTTCGGGGATTACTAATACTGATTTGTTGAAGGAGTTTGATTCGTTGGTGACTCTAGTTGAGGGAATTTGCAAGAGACCAGATCGTGCTTTTGATTCCAACGAGAACAAGAGAAGGAACACAAACAAGTTAGTTGATGAGATAGTGAATTTGGTGGGTGAAGATTGGGTGGTGATAGAAACTATGGTGGTTGTTGAAGTGAGAGAGTTTAAGGAGAGATTGGGGTGTTTGGAATTTGGAGAAGCTGTTGAGTTGGTTTGTTGTTTGAAGAGATTGGAAGAGTGTAGAGAGAGGGTGGTGGTGATTTTGGAGTTCAAACAAGGGTTTTGGGATTTGGTGAGAGATTTGAAGGAGAAAGTTGGAGTGGAGGTGTATAAGGAAAAGGGTAAGGTGCAGAAAGAAGGAAGAAGGTTGAGGTTTAGTGAGTCGGATCGGTTTTCTGATCGAGTTGTTAGTTCTCGTGATTTCATTCGGTTTCCATCTGGAAGGTTCTTGTAATGTAATGTATTTGATACAATCTCAAAAGCTTAGTTATTTTGTTATGTATAATGTAATGTTATATGATTATGATTACAAGTATAGGGGTTAGagatataatttatttttctgattaattggatatggttaatttgagttgttattaattaggaagaagaaaaagagaattGTTGTTTGTCGTTGTTAAGAATGTACGGGAAATGAAAAGTTGAGAATCTTGGACTTTAGAAAAGCACTAGAAAGGTGGAAGAAGGTTTCTGCAACTCCTAGTGGTGCCAACTCGTGTGATAAAGTGGTTATTGGAAGGTGGGAAGATGATAGTTAGATGAGTGGTGATTTGAGTGTCTACGTTACGAATATGCTAAAAGCATATGATTCGGCTTTAGCAGTGGCCCGCAAgagtaaaatattaacatgatAAGTACTTGCCAATTTAATTGTAATGTCTACATGTTTCTTTTCTTGACCCAAGCAACTGAAATTTGATTAAATGTATTATGTGCTATTCTATGGTGTCATCCAATTACATAATGCTATGTTTGGCATAGTGAAGAAAGttagaagagagaaaaaaataagagGTTGTAAAGAGAAATAGGTGAGAAATAAATTAGATTTTGTAGAAGTTATAATTCAATATCTTGTATGCAATATATTATTCAACCATTAAAGAGTTCGATTGTGTTGAAATAGTGTGTTGAAGAAGTTGTAGTTAATATAGTTGTATTTTGTACTTGGTGGTTTGGattttgtgttttgtttgttttgggtcTAGGCTTTAGTTGCCTATATAAATGCATTGCATGATGTAAATAATAACACATTCAATATAAATCctaatttaactatttaattttcatattttctcttttcttcttcttctctcatcTTTCTTGAAAAATCCTAATTGTTCCAACAAATTGGTATCAAGAAGTCTGAGTTGTAATTTAGAGAGAATCTGTAATGGCAAACGGAACAACATTCGTCTGTGTTGGCTCTCTCCTTTAACACTTGAGCAACATCaagtttcttttcaaaatcaaaaccaatTCAAAATCATTTCATCACCTAAGAGAGATTTTTTCTGACACTCGTCTGTGTTGGCTCTCTCATCCAACACTCGTTCGTGTTGATCCTTTTGCTTGTACACAGACATTTTCAAACCTAACATACTTTCAACCTAAGAACTATGTAAGCTCTGATTTTTTTCATTATActtgggaatacgtaggcacaagattttGAAATCTTGtcaagcacaataataaaaatctaaaaaaaaatattctttttctttctttctttcacaTAATAAGTAGAAGATCACACGTAAACATAAGAAAACATTTTTTCGCaagactaactaaatgggtcctgTTGAGTACAATGGATGTGACGGGTGCTAGTACATTCCCCTTACATAACCGACTCCCTaatcctaatttggttgcgatgaccatcttatccttcgTTCTTTTGCATGTGTTATCAATATtttcctttccttttggaataaataaatttcGATGGCGACTCTATTGTATTTCGAGTATGCGATGCGCTCAATTTTTTCTTGCGCTGCGACACTTAGATGCAATCAGGATGCTGAGACGACTCTACACTGCCTGAGAGATTGTGAATTTGCTATTTGCTTTTGAAAATCTATTGACTTCTTGGATCATTATTCTTCCAAGGGGATAGTTTATATGATTAGATTAGACATGACATCAATGTTGACTCTCTCTTTTTTGCCGCTTGCTGGTGGTTGTGGTGCGTTAGGAACAAACTGTATCTTGCGAATGAAGTGGTACCTTGTTATACTTTAAAATCCATCATATTGAATTATGCTAATCTATTAGCTAAATGTTTTCTCAAGCATAATATGTCTCATTCAACGAGAACGATCATGTGAAATTCATGCAAATATAGTAATATGATTTTGAATCTTGATGGCAATAACCTCTGTAACTCTGACGTCTCGAGTTTTGGTGGATTGATTCGAAATGTTGATGGTGTTTGGATTCACGATTTTGTGGGTAATATTGGTTATTCCAACATCCTTCATGTTGAGTTGATGACAGTATACCATGATTTACGTATGACCTGCAAACTTGGCATCAAAGACCTGATATGTTATTCTGATTCCAACTCTCTTATCAAACTTATCTTAGAGTTTATTAATACTTGACATCACTATGTCGCAATTTTTTACAATATTAAAGTGTTTCTCTAGGGAATGACGAGTTCAAATATTTCATACTCTTAAGGAGGAGAATGTTTATGTTGATTATCTAATAAAATATGAAGTTAGTAATGATGTGACATATTGGTCTTTAATAGAATTTTTGGTTGAAATTATCACTTTTctgttataataattaaataaattattattatattatttagaaATATTTATTCAAATTGTCAAACTTAAAGTAGTAATGATAAATTATTGGTGACATATAATTTGTCAATGATAGAATAGTAATACCAATTATTTATTAAGTATACTAGTAATATTTCCACTAGTATAAATACTCCCCTTTGGTTCATGTAAATACACATCCTTTTTCACTTCGAAAGACATAAGTTATCACTCcactttcttcttcattttttcttAGTATGATATTATAACTTGATTAGTAAATAATATCATCATATTAGTTCACAAATATTAATTAAGTTAGATTCAAATATTCAACTTTTCTCAACACATTATCAGCACGATCATTTCTATCATAAGTGTTTACTACACTAGATATAATCATGTCAAATCTTAAGCATCAATTTATAATTCTAAGCATAACTGAGGACAACTTCATAACCTGGAACAACAATTTAATAGAGTACCTCACATGTGAGGGACTTAACAAAATTCTTGAAGGAGACAATTCTGGAAAATCGACAGACGACCTAGATGAAATGGAAAAAGGAAAGTCAAAAGTGAACAGAATAATCAGGCATCATCTTGATGATGGATTGCAAACAGAATATTCAAATGCTAAAGATTCCAAAATTTTATGAGACAAAATTAAAGCAAGATTTGGATATCAGAAGAAATTCCTGTTACCCTCATTAATGGATCAGTGGAACAAGTTAAGGTTCCAAGATTACAAAACTGTCATTGCATATAATTCTACTATGCACCAGATTATAGCACAACTAGAATTTTGTGgcaaaataataaatgaaaaaaaagttgaatttttttcAACTTTCCATGCATCTCAGGTATTATTGTAACAACAATATAGAATGGGGAAATACACTGAGCATTCTGATTTATTTGCAGTCATTCTAGTGGCAGGACATAATAACGAGCTCCTCATAAAAAACCACAAGTCACGGCCCACAGGAACAATGCCATATCCAAAAATTAATGCCACGACCTTTAATCATGGGCGTGGTGGCTTTAATCATCTTAAGAGATGTGGTGGTCATGTTTGTTTTGATGGTAATAACGTTCATGCTCGTTTTGATGGTCATAATCGAGGATGATATCATGGTCGAAACCTTTTCCACGGTCGAAACCATTTTCATGGTAGAGGACGTGAACGAGGTGATGTGAATAATTATAGATTCCTCAGATATGACCAAAATAATTGGAATCTCAAAGGAAAGGATAAATATATCCAATAAGGTCCCTCAAGGAATTATGAGGATATATGTTACAGATGCGGAAAGAAAGACCACTGGTCTAAGGTGTGTAGAACACCAGGACATTTGTGTAAAAGAAAAATGACATATGTTGAAGATAAAGGAAAATAAGTGAATTTTAATGAGATTGAACCCAAAAATAATAATACCTATTTTGAGAGTGCTGATTTTGCTGGAGGTGAAACAGATTAAGTAACTATTTAAAAGTATGTATTTGAATAATGTTTGGTGTGCttgttttaaatttgaaatacgtATCAACTTAAGAATTTGTATGTTGTTAAGGTGTATCTTATGTTTGCATgaaataataatgttaaatatgTTGTTAGTTTACTCTATTTAATCTTATTTCTATTTCAAGAAGGTTAGACATGGAACATGTCAAAGACATTTGCATTCGGGACAGTGGAACTACACACACAATCCTCAAAAGTAAGAAATATTTTACTGGAATAAATATCACTAAAGGTATAATAAATACAATCTCTGGTCCTGCAGATTTGATTGAAGGAACAGGTAATGCTATGTTTATATTACCAAATGAGACAAAGTTTATCATTAATAATGCTTTATACTCTCCAAAATCAAAGAGAAATTTGTTGAGTTTTAATGACATATATCGTCAAGGGTATGATACTGAAACAACAACTGAAGGTAATATGAAATCAGTTAATATTACTTCTAATGTTTTgggaaagaagaaaactttagaAAAACTACCAAAATTACCTTCTGATTACATTAGACATATATACATGAAATTGAATGCAATTTAGTAATAAAAGAAGATCCCAAAATTGTGACTTTATGGCATATGACCGTTTAGGTCCCCCTGGTTCAACAATGAAGCGTAAAATAGTTGAAAGTACACATGGCCATCCATTGAAAAGTTTAAAACTTACAAAAGAAGATAGACCATGTGAAGCTTGCTCTCTTGGCAAACTAATAACAAAGCATTCACTGGGAAAGATTCATACAGAATCATATGTATTTCTTAAAAGAATTCAAAGAGATGTGGAACTATCCATCCACCGTCAGAAACATTCAGGTATTTTATGGTATTGACTTATGCATCTAGTAGATGGTCATATGTATGTTTACTGTCAAGTCGTGATATggcatttgcaaaatttcttgcacaaataattaaacttagagCTCAATTTCCTGATTATACTATAAAGAAAATTAGACTTGACAATGCCACTGAATTTTATatcttaataatttaataataattgcATGTCAATTGGTATTACTGTTGAACATCCTGATCCTCATGTACATACATAAAATGGTTTCATTGAGTCATTAATCAAACGTCTTCAATATATTGCTATACCTTTAGTAATGAGAACTAAGCTACCAGTTACTGTTTGGGGTCATACAATTTTACATGTTGCAACACTCATCCTTCTAAGGTCAAGTGCTTATCATAAACATACTCCTTATCAACTTGCAATTGGTAAGGAACCAAATATTTCTCATTTAAAGATATTTGATTGTGCAGTATATGTCCCGATATCACCACCACAAAGAAAAAAGATGGGACCTCAAAGGAGGTTAGATATATATGTGAGGTATGAATCACCATCTATTATTAGATATATTGAAACTGAAAATAAGAATGATCTCAagatttcaattaattatgttgataCGTAAATTTTGTGGAACCGAAAAGGTATGAATATAGATGAAATATCTTCATTCTCCATTACATGTGAAGTTATAAATGAAAATGATGATCCAGAGCCAAGAACTATGAGTGAATGTCAAAATAGACATGACTGAAAAAATTGGAAGGATGCAATAGATACTGAGttaaattttcttaaaaattgaaaaatatttggcCTATTATGTCTATACCAAAAGATGTGAAACCGATCGGGTATAAATGATTTTTCGTAAGAAAacaaaatgagaaaaatgagattgtCAAATACAAAGCTCATTTCGTTGCACAAGGTTTTTACCAAATACCGGGAATTGGTTATGATGTAACATATTATCCCGTTATGGATGCCATTACTTTTTCGTTATTTAACTGGTTTATCAGTATTTAACAATCTTGATATGTATCTTATGGATGTTGTTATTGCTTATTTATATGAATCACTTGATACTGATATATACATGAAAATCTCATAAGGATTTAAAATGCATGAGACATTAAAACCTAGAGAATTGTATGCAATTAAGTTGCAGAGATCATTGTATGGGTTAAAACAATCCGGGTGCATGTGGTACAATAGGCTAAGTGAATATTTACTTAAAGAAAGCTATGAGAATAATCCTATTTGCCCTTGTGTTTTTCTAAGAAAAACAATATCCAAATTTGTAATAAttgatgtttatgttgatgatttaaatATCATTAGGATTAATAAAAAATCAGAGAAGCGAGaaattatttaaagaaagaatttgaaatgaaagatCTGGGAAAAACCAGATTTTTCCTTGGTTTATAGATTGAGTATACTAAAAATGGTATATTAGTACACCAATCAAATTATATAGAAAGGGTATTGAAAAAGTTCAACATGGACAAGGAAAATCCTTTGAGTAGTCCAATGACGGGTAGAACACTTAATATTGAAAATGATCCTTTTAGGACTAAGGAAAGTAATAAAGAGGATCTTGGCTCAGAAGTACCATACCTTAGTGACATTGAGGAACTCATGTATCTTGCTAACTATACAAGACCCGGTTTAGCTTTTGCAGTGAATTTACTAGCAAGATTCAGTTCATGTCCTACAAAAAGACATTGGAAAGAAATAAAGCATATATTTCTATATCTTCGAGGTACATTTGATAttggtttattttattcttaCAATACAAAACCAGTTTTGCTTGGTTATGCAGATGCATGATATTTGTCAGATCCACATAATGCTAAATCATAAATTGGATATATATTTACATACGATAACACTGGAATATCGTGGAGATCGCAAAAGCAAACACTTGtagcaacttcttcaaatcatgctgAAGTAATTTCCCTTCATGAAGCAAGCAAAGAGTGTAGATGGTTACGATCGGTAACTCGACATATCCAAGGAGCATCTGGTTTACCAATTGATAATAATCCAACAACTTTGtatgaagataatgttgcatgtgTTAACCAGATGAAAGAAGGTTACATAAAAAGTGGCAGAACCAAACATATCCCTCTGATGTTTTTCTCATTAACACAAGAACTTTTGAAAGAAACAAAGAGGTTGATATTCAGTATATTCGCTCAAGTGATAATGTGACAGATCTCTTTACAAAGGAACTTCCTACATCAGTTTTCAAGAAGCATGTACAAAATATTGGAATGCGTCACCTTCGAGATCTTTAAAGAATAACTATATGTGTTCTGTTGAGGGGGAACATAATGTTGTACTCTTTTTTTCTTATTGAGGTTTTTATCCCAATGAGTTTTTCTTAATAAGATTTTTAACGAGACAACTTATGTTCCCATAGAATTCTCCTCAACAAGACTTCAATGA contains:
- the LOC131603261 gene encoding putative clathrin assembly protein At4g40080, whose translation is MTKLTVTTLIGIIKDKASQSKAVLLSKPTTLSLLRVTTHNSFYPPTHKHISTLLSSTDGSRATASAFLELLIDRLHNTNDAAVALKSLIVVHHIISQGSFILQDQLSVYPYTGGRNYLNLSNFRRNTNPTSWELSSWVRWFAQHIENLLCTSRILGFFFLRNCSSDGEERVSGITNTDLLKEFDSLVTLVEGICKRPDRAFDSNENKRRNTNKLVDEIVNLVGEDWVVIETMVVVEVREFKERLGCLEFGEAVELVCCLKRLEECRERVVVILEFKQGFWDLVRDLKEKVGVEVYKEKGKVQKEGRRLRFSESDRFSDRVVSSRDFIRFPSGRFL